TCGGTTTCGTATATTTAATACCGTTCTTTCCAGGCAACAGTTTAACCTTTTGGTTGGTTAGTTCCGGTATTTGTTTGGTTATGGGAGCTTTTTATGCAGTAGGTACATACAAGGCATGGCCTGTACTGAAAATTAACCGTTATTAAGCGACGCGAAACTAAGACAATTAATGCAGTAAAGGTAAGGTATTGCAAACCGATATACTGTTATTTAGTTCTGGGCATTTTTTGATAGCACAGAATTGGCTTGATATTGCTCGATAAATTTTAATAACGTAGGTATCCCTGACTGTCCTGTTTTTTATTACGCATCTGTAATGGGAGTCTTAAGCGGCATTAAGTGCAACTTTATATTAAACGAGTAGCTATGAATAAAATTAACCCTAAAAAACTATTAAGCAGTAAATGGACTGCGGTTAATCCGGTTAACAAAGAGAAGCACTTTTTGATAACTGAGCTAGAGTTTGATCAAGAAGATAATGTTATTTATTGCTTAATTGAAGCTGTTTACTCTAAGCGCGTCGC
The sequence above is drawn from the Rheinheimera salexigens genome and encodes:
- a CDS encoding TIGR02450 family Trp-rich protein, with amino-acid sequence MNKINPKKLLSSKWTAVNPVNKEKHFLITELEFDQEDNVIYCLIEAVYSKRVAMIEWQALKDNKNWLQGWL